A portion of the Tepidanaerobacter syntrophicus genome contains these proteins:
- the cobA gene encoding uroporphyrinogen-III C-methyltransferase, whose amino-acid sequence MKGKVYLIGAGPGDLGLIALKAVEALKHADTVVFDRLINPDILKWAPSGAEFIDVGKFPKDHPVPQSKINHILYTKALEGKNVARLKGGDPFVFGRGGEEALYLRQNQIPFEIICGVTSAVAVPAYAGIPVTHRYAASSVHIITGHEKDGGSSIDFEALAKLKGTLVFLMGICNLDNIANSLIKYGKSPDTPAAVIMKGTTPGQKTVVGTLSNIGDKVRQAGIKNPAVIVIGQVVNLRDELSWYEEGKLFGKRILFLGTGFSDEPTPRRDLPFNELKQEGAEVIICPTLKISSQAENVKGFINEIADCDILIFTSKNGVNAFISCMKENKIDARYLSGKQIWAIGEKTGEELSKAHIYPDVVPKVYTSKALLSCIEKEHFGKSAAVITSDIGGAELIAGLENCGLKAKKITAYKNEPNFEIKEELLEKIQDGIDVAVFTSPSSFDFMCKILNDDMTGFKNVKIAAIGPVTKAALEKAGRNVDIIPQEYTIEGLSRAILAYYIDKEGDFK is encoded by the coding sequence ATGAAGGGCAAAGTATACCTTATAGGTGCAGGTCCAGGGGATTTAGGTTTAATTGCTTTAAAAGCGGTAGAGGCTTTAAAACACGCCGATACGGTGGTTTTTGATCGCCTGATAAATCCTGATATTCTCAAATGGGCACCTTCCGGTGCAGAGTTTATTGATGTGGGTAAATTTCCGAAAGATCATCCGGTGCCTCAGTCTAAGATAAATCATATTCTTTATACGAAAGCCCTAGAAGGCAAGAATGTAGCAAGACTCAAAGGCGGCGATCCTTTTGTTTTCGGACGAGGCGGCGAGGAAGCCCTTTATCTTAGGCAAAATCAAATACCCTTTGAAATAATTTGCGGAGTTACATCAGCAGTGGCAGTGCCCGCTTATGCCGGAATTCCGGTAACGCACAGATATGCAGCTTCATCCGTCCATATTATAACAGGGCATGAGAAAGACGGAGGAAGCTCTATTGATTTTGAAGCATTGGCAAAACTGAAAGGGACCTTGGTATTTTTGATGGGAATTTGCAACCTGGACAATATCGCAAACAGCCTTATAAAATATGGCAAATCACCAGATACGCCTGCTGCCGTCATAATGAAAGGAACAACACCTGGTCAGAAGACGGTGGTAGGCACATTATCAAACATAGGCGATAAGGTGAGACAAGCCGGTATAAAAAATCCTGCTGTCATAGTGATAGGCCAGGTTGTAAATTTGAGAGATGAGCTATCATGGTATGAAGAAGGCAAGCTTTTTGGCAAAAGGATCCTCTTTTTAGGAACGGGTTTTTCCGATGAGCCGACGCCGAGGCGAGATTTGCCATTTAATGAGCTAAAGCAAGAGGGGGCAGAGGTTATTATTTGCCCTACACTTAAAATATCTTCTCAAGCGGAAAATGTGAAAGGATTTATAAACGAAATCGCGGACTGCGATATCCTGATATTTACAAGCAAAAACGGCGTCAATGCCTTTATTTCATGTATGAAGGAAAATAAAATAGATGCACGGTATTTATCAGGCAAACAGATATGGGCCATAGGTGAAAAAACAGGTGAAGAACTTTCGAAAGCTCATATATATCCTGATGTGGTGCCTAAGGTATATACATCAAAGGCACTATTGAGCTGCATAGAAAAAGAGCATTTTGGAAAGAGCGCCGCAGTAATAACATCGGATATAGGGGGAGCGGAACTTATAGCTGGTCTTGAAAACTGCGGTCTTAAAGCAAAAAAAATTACAGCATATAAAAACGAACCAAATTTTGAGATTAAAGAAGAGCTGCTTGAGAAAATCCAGGATGGCATCGATGTAGCGGTGTTTACCAGTCCATCCTCCTTTGATTTTATGTGCAAAATACTAAATGATGATATGACAGGTTTTAAAAATGTAAAGATAGCCGCAATCGGTCCTGTTACAAAAGCGGCCTTAGAAAAAGCAGGCCGGAACGTTGATATTATACCTCAAGAGTATACCATTGAGGGACTTTCAAGAGCCATATTAGCCTATTATATTGATAAGGAAGGTGATTTTAAATGA
- the hemA gene encoding glutamyl-tRNA reductase, whose protein sequence is MGIEQLLMVGVSREAPIELREKVCFDKRTGEALAKLKEINGILEAVIVSTCHRSEIYAIASEPKTDVLTNFFGDFFALDDARLSPYIYALDGICAVEHLFRVACGLESMVVGEDQILSQVKQAWEIAKKCKSTGKYTNKLFREAITLGKNARSQTGITNHSLSISYIAVLFILEVFKDLHDKNIFVIGAGEMGKLVIKHLVAKGARRIYISNRTYENALKLKEEIPEVTVVPYEQKYEYINQSHVVISATNAPHYTVNLEKFTACHHPGDKICMVDIALPRDIDPRIGEIDGVTLFTIDDLKRTAVENQKKREHLVTIIEDMIDDSLNDIIKWDNTIYAEKMIRHMNEYADEVCRSEYERVKNKLQDLDEKEKEKIKYSLERVAAKIVNRYLIGLKTLAEEEKLDESVVNVFAGGIFDEKNCKSRQPAKPVGISAN, encoded by the coding sequence ATGGGAATTGAACAGCTTTTAATGGTAGGTGTCAGCCGAGAAGCTCCAATTGAGCTTAGAGAAAAAGTGTGTTTTGATAAAAGAACAGGCGAAGCATTGGCAAAACTTAAAGAAATTAATGGCATACTTGAGGCGGTTATAGTATCAACCTGCCACCGAAGTGAAATTTATGCGATTGCGTCTGAGCCTAAAACAGATGTGCTTACAAACTTTTTTGGCGATTTTTTCGCTTTGGATGATGCTCGGCTTTCCCCATATATCTACGCACTTGATGGAATATGCGCAGTAGAGCATCTTTTTCGAGTTGCCTGCGGTCTTGAATCAATGGTGGTGGGGGAAGATCAGATTTTATCTCAGGTGAAACAAGCCTGGGAAATTGCAAAAAAATGTAAATCCACCGGGAAATACACAAACAAGCTCTTTAGAGAAGCGATTACTCTTGGAAAAAATGCCCGAAGTCAAACCGGAATTACAAATCATTCGCTTTCTATAAGCTATATTGCAGTTTTGTTTATATTGGAGGTTTTTAAGGATTTGCATGACAAAAATATCTTTGTAATAGGCGCCGGGGAGATGGGGAAGCTGGTCATAAAGCACCTTGTGGCAAAGGGGGCAAGACGCATTTATATCTCTAACAGAACCTATGAAAATGCGTTAAAACTCAAGGAAGAAATCCCGGAGGTAACGGTTGTACCCTATGAGCAAAAGTATGAATACATAAACCAGAGCCATGTAGTTATAAGTGCTACAAATGCGCCGCACTATACGGTAAACCTTGAGAAATTTACGGCCTGTCATCATCCGGGCGATAAAATCTGCATGGTAGATATAGCGCTTCCGCGGGATATTGACCCCCGGATAGGCGAAATAGATGGAGTGACACTGTTTACCATTGATGATTTAAAAAGAACCGCTGTGGAAAATCAAAAGAAAAGGGAACATTTAGTTACTATAATTGAGGATATGATCGATGATAGTCTAAACGATATTATCAAATGGGATAATACCATTTATGCCGAAAAGATGATACGACATATGAACGAATATGCTGATGAAGTCTGCCGCAGCGAATATGAACGAGTTAAAAACAAGCTGCAGGATTTGGATGAAAAAGAAAAGGAAAAGATTAAGTATTCACTTGAAAGGGTTGCAGCAAAGATAGTGAATAGATATTTAATCGGACTAAAGACATTGGCCGAGGAAGAAAAGCTAGACGAATCAGTAGTCAATGTATTTGCAGGAGGCATTTTTGATGAAAAAAATTGTAAAAGTCGGCAGCCGGCAAAGCCAGTTGGCATTAGTGCAAACTAA
- a CDS encoding precorrin-2 dehydrogenase/sirohydrochlorin ferrochelatase family protein, protein MAYYPIMLDIEDKRCLVVGGGKVAYRKIKSLLECGGKVTVIADKICDEVDELSKENKIDVIHRSYISGDAAGYFLVVAACDDARINELVANEAKERGILVNVADNLKLSSYIVPSVLRRKDLTIAVATGGKSPLLSRKIREELDKTIGERYEKLLDELSKAREEIKHQNLTIEEKIEIYENIIEKGEKI, encoded by the coding sequence ATGGCTTACTACCCGATAATGCTCGATATAGAGGACAAGAGGTGCCTGGTGGTAGGCGGGGGCAAAGTTGCATATAGGAAGATAAAGTCTTTGCTGGAATGTGGAGGGAAAGTAACCGTAATTGCAGACAAAATATGTGATGAAGTGGATGAGCTTTCCAAAGAAAATAAGATCGACGTAATACATAGAAGCTATATTTCAGGGGATGCTGCCGGATATTTTTTAGTAGTTGCTGCATGTGATGATGCCCGTATAAATGAGCTGGTGGCAAATGAAGCTAAAGAGCGCGGCATCCTCGTAAATGTTGCAGATAATCTTAAGCTTTCTTCATATATAGTTCCATCGGTGCTAAGGCGAAAAGACCTTACGATAGCGGTTGCAACAGGGGGCAAAAGTCCTCTTCTTTCAAGGAAAATACGCGAGGAGCTTGACAAAACAATAGGAGAAAGATATGAAAAACTCCTTGATGAGCTGTCAAAGGCAAGAGAGGAGATAAAACATCAGAATCTTACAATCGAAGAAAAGATAGAAATCTATGAGAACATAATTGAAAAAGGTGAGAAAATATGA
- a CDS encoding peptidylprolyl isomerase, with translation MRTILIKHKKFIVSILVLSLVFALILSACNTSTSAKKADDNVVARVNDEVITKDELYDALVQENGDAVLNSLIANKIVELEAKKQNITVSEEDVQKEVDKLAEQYGGEEAFTQFLDMYGYSLDGIKDNIKMNLYVKKLLEPTIKIEESEIKSYFDENKASFDTPEQVKASHILVDTEEKAKEVKQKLQDGEDFAELAKTYSTDTSNNQQGGELGYFSKGQMTPEFEAAAFSLKVGEISDPVKTEFGYHIIKVEDKKEAKEATYEESKDKIKEALLEEKLSTAFSTWIQEKFSEYKIETLI, from the coding sequence AAAAATTTATAGTAAGCATTTTAGTTTTGTCATTGGTTTTCGCATTGATTTTATCGGCATGTAATACGAGCACATCGGCTAAAAAGGCTGATGACAATGTAGTTGCGCGTGTCAATGATGAAGTTATTACGAAAGATGAATTGTATGATGCGTTAGTTCAAGAAAACGGCGACGCAGTGTTAAATTCCTTAATTGCCAATAAAATAGTGGAACTCGAGGCTAAAAAACAGAACATAACTGTGTCAGAAGAAGATGTGCAAAAAGAAGTTGATAAACTGGCCGAGCAATACGGCGGTGAAGAAGCATTTACTCAGTTTCTTGATATGTATGGCTATTCTTTAGATGGAATAAAGGATAATATTAAAATGAACTTATATGTCAAAAAACTCCTTGAACCTACAATTAAAATAGAAGAAAGCGAAATAAAGAGCTATTTTGATGAGAATAAGGCAAGTTTTGACACGCCGGAGCAGGTAAAGGCAAGCCATATTTTGGTCGACACTGAAGAAAAAGCAAAAGAGGTTAAGCAGAAATTGCAAGACGGAGAAGATTTTGCAGAACTTGCAAAGACTTATTCTACCGACACCTCAAATAATCAGCAGGGTGGAGAGCTTGGCTACTTTTCAAAAGGGCAAATGACCCCAGAGTTTGAAGCAGCTGCATTTTCTTTAAAGGTTGGAGAAATAAGCGATCCTGTAAAGACAGAATTTGGCTATCATATTATCAAGGTTGAAGACAAAAAAGAGGCAAAAGAAGCAACTTATGAAGAAAGCAAAGATAAAATAAAAGAAGCATTATTGGAAGAAAAACTTTCAACCGCTTTTAGTACTTGGATTCAAGAAAAATTTAGCGAATACAAGATAGAAACGCTTATATAA
- the hemC gene encoding hydroxymethylbilane synthase, whose translation MKKIVKVGSRQSQLALVQTKLIISQLKEHFPQWDFELITVKTTGDKFLNSNMYELGKGAFVKEIEEALLYGAIDMAVHSLKDVPQDLPEGLEISAITRREDPRDVFISADGRRFSELDTGAKIGTSSMRRICELNKLRQDIQCVQIRGNINTRIKKIKTCGLDGIVLAAAGVKRLGMENLITDYFSPDEIVPAVGQGALAVETRADDEMSLFVRHINDDETTCATRAERAFMKVLGGSCKQPMGAYAEIFDDRLKLIGMIERDKIVKRGKLEGRRSEAEQIGIRLAEELGGKL comes from the coding sequence ATGAAAAAAATTGTAAAAGTCGGCAGCCGGCAAAGCCAGTTGGCATTAGTGCAAACTAAGCTGATTATCAGCCAATTAAAAGAACACTTTCCACAATGGGATTTTGAGCTGATAACCGTAAAGACTACAGGAGATAAATTTTTAAATTCCAATATGTATGAATTGGGCAAAGGCGCCTTTGTTAAAGAAATAGAGGAAGCACTGCTTTACGGCGCTATTGATATGGCAGTGCACAGTTTAAAAGATGTGCCACAAGATTTGCCTGAAGGGCTTGAAATTTCAGCGATTACTCGGCGGGAAGATCCCCGAGATGTGTTTATATCGGCAGATGGCAGGAGATTTTCCGAGCTGGATACAGGGGCCAAAATAGGAACTTCCAGTATGCGGCGGATTTGTGAATTAAATAAGCTAAGGCAGGATATCCAGTGTGTTCAGATAAGAGGAAATATTAACACCCGCATAAAAAAGATAAAAACCTGCGGCCTTGATGGCATTGTACTGGCGGCGGCAGGCGTAAAGCGGCTGGGTATGGAAAACCTCATAACCGATTATTTTTCACCGGACGAAATAGTACCGGCGGTAGGACAGGGTGCATTGGCTGTGGAAACTCGAGCTGATGATGAAATGTCCTTGTTTGTCAGGCATATAAATGATGACGAGACTACTTGCGCAACAAGAGCCGAGAGGGCTTTTATGAAAGTCCTAGGCGGCAGCTGTAAGCAGCCTATGGGAGCATATGCCGAGATTTTTGATGATAGATTAAAGCTTATAGGCATGATAGAAAGGGATAAAATAGTAAAGCGGGGAAAACTTGAAGGCAGAAGAAGCGAAGCAGAACAAATCGGTATCCGCCTTGCCGAGGAATTGGGAGGTAAACTATGA
- a CDS encoding copper homeostasis protein CutC: MLEIIATCIDDAIKIEACGGQRIELVSGLTEGGLTPSYALIKNVVERVKIPVNVMIRPHAKSFIYTKEDIKIMEEDINIVKELKANGIVIGMADENGSIDERNLQKLLRTAEGLDITFHRAIEETKDLVESIKILAKYPQIKRVLTSGGKGKPMDNLSTICRMIEAGKGKIEIMVGGGMTKETLAPVIKKTGTKEVHFGTAVRMNNSPFYDINCEKLKEIAEEYKKATEN, encoded by the coding sequence GTGCTTGAAATCATAGCAACATGTATTGACGATGCGATAAAAATAGAGGCATGCGGAGGCCAAAGGATAGAGCTGGTGTCAGGCCTTACTGAAGGAGGGCTTACGCCTAGTTACGCTCTTATTAAAAATGTTGTTGAAAGGGTTAAAATTCCTGTTAATGTAATGATTCGCCCCCATGCCAAGTCTTTTATATATACCAAAGAAGACATAAAAATCATGGAAGAAGATATAAATATTGTAAAAGAGCTAAAGGCAAACGGAATCGTTATAGGCATGGCGGATGAAAACGGAAGTATTGATGAAAGAAATTTACAAAAATTGTTGAGGACAGCAGAGGGACTTGATATAACTTTTCACCGGGCAATTGAAGAGACAAAAGATTTGGTAGAAAGCATTAAAATTCTTGCAAAATATCCACAGATAAAGCGAGTGCTTACCTCTGGCGGTAAAGGAAAGCCTATGGACAATCTTTCTACAATATGTAGGATGATCGAAGCCGGAAAAGGAAAGATCGAAATTATGGTAGGAGGAGGCATGACAAAAGAGACTTTAGCTCCGGTTATTAAAAAAACCGGGACAAAAGAAGTTCACTTTGGAACTGCAGTCCGCATGAATAATTCTCCTTTTTATGATATAAACTGTGAAAAGCTAAAAGAAATAGCTGAGGAATACAAAAAGGCAACTGAAAATTAA
- the hemB gene encoding porphobilinogen synthase produces the protein MKAELVKRPRRLRLNQNIRDMVRETSLDVKDLIYPYFVVEGENVKEEIEAMPKVFHFSIDKLVKDVKETYELGIPAILLFGIPSSKDEVGSQAYVSSGIVQRAVRAIKEAIPSMIVITDVCLCEYTSHGHCGVVENGYVDNDKTLELIAKTALSHVKAGADMVAPSDMMDGRVGCIRQILDSEGYVTVPIMAYSAKYASGFYGPFREAAQSAPQFGDRRSYQMDPANSDEALREIALDIEEGADIVMVKPALAYLDIIRRAKDSFKVPLATYNVSGEYSMIKAAALKGWLDEKVVALESLTSMKRAGADMIITYFAKDAAKWLTTR, from the coding sequence ATGAAGGCGGAACTTGTGAAAAGACCGCGGCGGTTAAGACTTAATCAAAATATCAGAGATATGGTAAGAGAAACTTCACTTGATGTAAAGGATCTCATATATCCTTACTTTGTCGTGGAAGGCGAGAATGTAAAAGAGGAAATCGAGGCTATGCCGAAAGTATTTCATTTTTCCATAGATAAACTGGTCAAGGATGTCAAAGAAACATATGAACTTGGAATACCGGCAATTTTACTTTTTGGCATACCCTCTTCGAAGGATGAGGTAGGAAGCCAGGCTTATGTAAGCTCAGGCATCGTGCAAAGGGCTGTAAGGGCTATAAAAGAGGCGATACCCTCTATGATTGTCATAACAGATGTATGCCTTTGCGAATATACCAGCCATGGTCACTGTGGAGTGGTGGAAAATGGGTATGTGGATAATGATAAAACCTTAGAACTTATAGCAAAAACCGCCTTATCTCATGTAAAAGCCGGAGCCGATATGGTAGCGCCTTCCGACATGATGGACGGAAGGGTAGGATGCATACGACAAATATTGGACAGCGAAGGTTATGTTACGGTACCGATCATGGCATACAGCGCAAAATACGCTTCCGGCTTCTACGGACCATTCAGGGAAGCGGCTCAGTCGGCTCCTCAGTTTGGAGATAGAAGAAGCTACCAAATGGACCCTGCAAATTCAGATGAAGCTTTAAGAGAAATAGCATTGGATATAGAAGAAGGCGCTGATATCGTGATGGTAAAGCCGGCGCTTGCATATCTTGACATAATAAGGCGTGCAAAAGACAGCTTTAAGGTTCCTCTTGCCACATATAATGTAAGTGGGGAATACTCAATGATAAAGGCTGCAGCGCTGAAAGGATGGCTTGATGAAAAAGTTGTGGCGTTGGAGTCGCTGACATCCATGAAGCGCGCAGGCGCCGATATGATAATAACCTATTTTGCAAAGGATGCGGCAAAATGGCTTACTACCCGATAA
- the nagB gene encoding glucosamine-6-phosphate deaminase: MQVFIEKDYSAMSEKAAQIFANEIKQKSDLVLGLATGSTPIGTYKELIRMHKEEGLDFSKVVSFNLDEYYNLPPDDPQSYNYFMFENLFNHVNIKKENVHIPNGLVKDVETYCKQYDEEISKFGGIDLQLLGIGVNGHIGFNEPAEELILGTHLTDLTEDTIKANSRFFDSPEQVPTKAITMGIGSIMKAKKILLLASGKNKAEIMAKILNRDVVTTKIPASLLKLHPDTTIIMDEEAASLCK; encoded by the coding sequence ATGCAGGTATTTATTGAAAAAGATTATTCGGCAATGAGTGAGAAAGCGGCACAGATTTTTGCTAACGAAATAAAACAAAAGTCTGATTTAGTGCTCGGACTTGCGACAGGAAGCACTCCTATAGGTACATACAAAGAGCTTATTCGGATGCATAAGGAAGAGGGATTAGATTTTTCTAAAGTAGTATCATTTAACTTGGATGAGTATTACAATCTTCCTCCCGACGATCCCCAGAGCTATAACTATTTTATGTTCGAAAATCTTTTTAATCATGTAAATATAAAAAAGGAAAATGTTCATATACCTAACGGATTGGTAAAAGATGTTGAAACTTATTGCAAGCAATATGATGAAGAAATTTCAAAGTTCGGCGGCATTGATTTGCAGCTGCTGGGCATAGGTGTAAACGGTCATATAGGTTTTAATGAACCTGCAGAGGAATTGATTCTAGGGACACATCTAACCGATCTTACAGAAGATACCATAAAAGCAAATTCCAGGTTCTTTGATTCTCCTGAACAAGTTCCAACAAAAGCTATAACAATGGGCATTGGTTCTATAATGAAAGCCAAAAAAATCCTGCTTTTAGCCAGCGGCAAAAATAAAGCAGAGATTATGGCCAAAATTCTAAACAGAGACGTAGTAACTACAAAAATCCCGGCTTCTCTCCTAAAACTACATCCCGATACAACAATAATCATGGATGAAGAAGCAGCATCGCTGTGTAAATAA
- a CDS encoding DUF3006 domain-containing protein: MMKVIIDRFEGDFAVVELPDKTMVNMLKILLPSEAKEGDVISITVDKEETKSRKAHIEKLMNDVWED, from the coding sequence ATGATGAAGGTAATTATTGATAGATTCGAAGGGGATTTTGCGGTAGTAGAATTACCGGATAAAACAATGGTGAATATGTTAAAAATACTCCTTCCTTCAGAGGCGAAGGAAGGAGATGTAATCAGTATAACTGTGGACAAAGAGGAAACAAAAAGTAGGAAGGCTCATATAGAAAAACTGATGAATGACGTATGGGAAGATTAA
- the nagA gene encoding N-acetylglucosamine-6-phosphate deacetylase, whose protein sequence is MNVLIKNANIITPYEVLYGFELAVEGTKIKDIAPCGKLQEENFDKIIDAKGNYLAPGFIDIHTHANSGHDTMDATFEALCAMADFYCKNGVTGFLATTMTASIEDTKKAIVNVADYISEQNKKHGSLDVSDNPRSQILGLHLEGPYFSPAKKGAQAPEHLKEPNADELADFIRLSKNSVKIVALAPELPGAQDAIRFLKDHGITVSAGHSDASFDIAKKAFDCGVTQVTHVFNGMRSFTHREPGIAGAALTDERVSCEMICDGIHLHPAAMKLVVNSKGKDKVILISDSMMAAGLDDGEYTLGGQKVIVKDRQARLIDGTLAGSTLTLNKAVYNMVKMVGVSLQDAVRMASLNPAKAIGVDKCKGSIEIGKDADLIIFDEELNILNVIKAY, encoded by the coding sequence ATGAATGTTCTTATAAAAAATGCAAACATAATAACGCCTTATGAGGTGTTGTATGGTTTTGAATTAGCTGTTGAGGGAACTAAAATAAAAGATATTGCGCCTTGCGGTAAACTGCAGGAGGAAAATTTTGACAAGATTATAGACGCTAAGGGCAATTATCTTGCTCCAGGCTTTATTGATATTCACACCCATGCAAATTCCGGGCATGATACTATGGATGCCACTTTTGAGGCACTCTGCGCCATGGCTGATTTTTATTGTAAAAACGGCGTGACAGGATTTTTGGCAACTACTATGACAGCTTCAATTGAAGATACTAAGAAAGCCATTGTAAACGTTGCAGATTATATATCAGAGCAGAATAAAAAACATGGCAGCTTAGATGTTTCAGATAATCCCAGATCCCAAATACTAGGGCTGCACCTTGAAGGTCCGTATTTTTCCCCTGCTAAAAAAGGGGCGCAAGCTCCCGAGCATCTTAAAGAGCCAAACGCAGATGAACTGGCAGATTTTATAAGGCTTTCAAAAAATTCTGTAAAGATAGTTGCACTGGCACCTGAACTTCCCGGTGCGCAAGATGCGATACGTTTTTTGAAAGACCACGGCATAACAGTGTCAGCAGGCCACAGCGATGCCTCTTTTGATATTGCAAAAAAAGCATTTGATTGTGGGGTAACACAAGTCACTCATGTTTTTAATGGAATGAGAAGCTTTACTCACAGAGAGCCTGGAATAGCCGGAGCTGCCCTGACAGATGAAAGGGTATCTTGTGAGATGATTTGTGACGGGATTCATTTACATCCTGCCGCAATGAAACTTGTTGTAAATTCAAAGGGCAAGGATAAAGTCATACTGATTTCCGACTCCATGATGGCTGCCGGACTTGACGATGGAGAATATACCCTGGGCGGGCAAAAAGTTATAGTAAAAGATAGACAAGCCCGGCTCATAGATGGAACTTTAGCGGGCTCCACCCTAACGCTGAATAAAGCGGTATACAACATGGTAAAAATGGTGGGGGTTTCTTTACAAGATGCTGTTCGCATGGCGAGCCTAAATCCTGCAAAAGCTATTGGTGTAGATAAATGCAAAGGCAGCATAGAAATAGGAAAAGATGCAGACCTTATAATTTTTGACGAAGAACTCAACATTTTAAATGTTATAAAAGCATATTAA
- the hemL gene encoding glutamate-1-semialdehyde 2,1-aminomutase, translating to MKSQELYTRALKVMPGGVNSPVRAFKSAGLTPPFIKKGSKSHIWDEDGKEYIDYVLSWGPLILGHAHPEVVSVIKKQAELGTSFGACTELEVLMAEKIREALPSIEVVRMVNSGTEATMSAIRLARGYTGRNIIVKFAGCYHGHSDSLLIKAGSGALTFGSPDSAGVTQDTARDTVVSNYNDIDMIRDVFEKHPGDIAAVIVEPVAGNMGTVPPKPEFLQELRSLTKSHGALLIFDEVITGFRVGYEGAQGLYNIVPDITTLGKIIGGGLPVGAYGGKEEIMRRVSPDGPVYQAGTLSGNPLAMAAGYTTLSILSKNPDIYSKLNKKAERLCSGLKDIMDKAGIPVTINRVGSMMTLFFTNSKVYDYASAATSDTACYNIFFKKMLQAGIYLPPSQFETFFVSTAHTDEDIEKTLNIAEDVAKNLSF from the coding sequence ATGAAATCCCAAGAGCTTTATACAAGAGCCTTGAAAGTTATGCCGGGCGGTGTAAATAGTCCAGTGAGAGCCTTTAAATCCGCAGGGCTTACGCCGCCTTTTATAAAAAAAGGAAGTAAAAGTCATATCTGGGATGAGGACGGCAAAGAGTACATTGACTATGTGCTTTCATGGGGTCCCCTTATACTGGGACATGCCCATCCGGAAGTGGTATCGGTTATTAAAAAACAGGCTGAGCTGGGCACAAGCTTTGGCGCATGTACAGAACTTGAAGTGCTTATGGCTGAAAAAATAAGAGAAGCCTTACCTTCGATTGAAGTTGTAAGAATGGTAAATTCCGGCACTGAAGCCACTATGAGCGCAATACGGCTTGCACGAGGCTATACAGGTCGAAACATCATAGTTAAATTTGCAGGCTGTTACCATGGCCATTCTGACAGTCTCCTTATAAAAGCAGGTTCGGGAGCCCTTACCTTCGGCAGTCCGGATTCTGCCGGGGTAACTCAAGATACTGCAAGAGATACTGTTGTTTCTAACTATAATGATATAGATATGATAAGAGATGTTTTTGAAAAACATCCGGGAGATATAGCCGCTGTTATTGTGGAACCTGTAGCCGGCAATATGGGGACAGTTCCTCCAAAGCCAGAATTTTTACAGGAGCTGAGAAGTTTAACAAAAAGCCATGGCGCGCTTTTGATTTTCGATGAAGTCATTACAGGATTTAGAGTTGGATATGAAGGCGCCCAGGGATTGTATAATATTGTGCCTGATATAACAACACTTGGGAAAATTATCGGAGGCGGTCTGCCGGTGGGAGCCTATGGAGGAAAAGAAGAAATTATGCGCAGGGTATCTCCTGATGGTCCTGTATACCAGGCAGGAACCTTATCTGGCAATCCTTTGGCTATGGCTGCAGGATATACGACTTTAAGCATACTTTCTAAAAATCCTGACATATACAGCAAGCTTAACAAGAAGGCGGAAAGACTCTGCTCGGGATTAAAGGACATTATGGATAAAGCAGGTATTCCGGTTACAATAAATCGCGTCGGAAGCATGATGACACTTTTCTTTACAAATAGCAAAGTTTATGATTATGCTTCGGCAGCCACGTCTGATACAGCCTGTTATAATATTTTCTTTAAAAAAATGCTGCAAGCCGGTATCTATCTTCCTCCATCCCAATTCGAAACCTTCTTTGTGTCGACTGCGCATACAGATGAAGACATAGAAAAAACTTTGAATATAGCGGAAGACGTGGCAAAAAATCTGAGCTTTTAA